In Epinephelus moara isolate mb unplaced genomic scaffold, YSFRI_EMoa_1.0 scaffold1728, whole genome shotgun sequence, one genomic interval encodes:
- the LOC126387056 gene encoding olfactory receptor 52K1-like, with product AICTPLYYHERMALPRFLKFIIPLVVRNVFLVTLFVCLAGSLSFCASNVMNHCFCEHMALVELACGSTAINNLAGLLTIFLNPVADFVFIAASYVVIFSSVLKSNRSGVKALHTCITHIVVITVSLTIALVAFLSYRIRNGLPAAIRVFFSTMYVLFPSCFNPIIYGMRTSEIRQHILKTLTCCRFV from the coding sequence GCCATCTGTACGCCTCTCTACTATCATGAACGCATGGCGCTACCACGATTCCTCAAGTTTATCATCCCGCTTGTGGTCAGAAATGTCTTTTTGGTcacactgtttgtgtgtctggcAGGATCGTTGTCATTTTGCGCTTCAAATGTAATGAACCACTGTTTCTGTGAGCACATGGCCTTAGTGGAGCTGGCCTGTGGAAGCACCGCCATCAACAACCTGGCTGGTTTACTGACCATATTTCTCAACCCTGTGGCCGACTTTGTCTTTATCGCAGCTTCCTATGTGGTCATATTCAGCTCTGTGCTCAAGTCCAACAGGTCTGGGGTCAAAGCACTTCACACCTGCATCACCCACATCGTGGTCATCACCGTCAGCCTTACCATTGCACTTGTTGCTTTCCTGTCTTATCGTATCAGAAATGGACTTCCTGCCGCCATTCGGGTTTTCTTTAGTACCATGTACGTGTTGTTCCCGAGCTGTTTCAACCCGATCATCTACGGCATGAGAACCTCAGAGATCCGTCAGCACATCCTGAAGACCCTGACGTGCTGTCGCTTTGTCTGA